In the genome of Desulfuromonas sp. DDH964, one region contains:
- a CDS encoding translocation/assembly module TamB domain-containing protein, whose amino-acid sequence MVKGGWRIGLFLLATLTLLALAGIVWLGWSSGGARWVLATSTRLLPGQLTFAAAEGRLADQLVLTDLAYTGPQGSIRADRLELRWQPFGMVRGELRIARLVLHDLEVTLAAGNGEVKAVPDGSRDAWSWPQLNGWPLRVRARIDALVVDRLRIRSGAASLYELKRLHGALRWTGETLKIADLQLESGDGQLGMTLEANLVSRRAQAKVTFAPDPAGQLAGVPGGEVNLQLLGGDAEMPLRGELRAAAAWGAEPKLQLITSLELGRDELRLPHLQLSREGVAGRATGSARCFSRDGAPVLDLDLQLQAVDLQPETRFATTISGRLQGRVDKEGYHGDFDLVNAVAGWKELAVRGHFAGGGSGIELSALQADWLAGGVQGRIDVNWHGVPSVSVELDGGGLDPARVAADWPGSINLAVRGRLDFPADAWMQARWQAEILPSKLLGRPLQGGITGRYDGTTIELAELALRGDGFNLTAQGRLQERLDVTLQAEDIGGLLAGATGAGTLAGWLNWQPDQGWAGKAHAEGRQLAYGPWQIAELQMHGEWLPEQNQMAFGAMLRQLSRGVWAADNLQVQGSGRIDRHRLELAARWAGGDSNLLLAGGWQEGAWRGELRTLNAHDNQYGTWQLQQPVMLDLNQDRIAWTQLVLLGEGEQRLSSQGALRLGRLDGSLELELRQFSLGWLAPWLADADLSGAADGSIALRWQDGSLLALDGRAAGTGAWIHGEQRLDVDRLDAELSWSAAGLKGRWQVDLGSRGTSNGLVSSRLLPQLALPERGVVDGSWENFDLTLLNPWFEALQLSGHSSGSGRASWQEDRSLTLHLDVQGTPVLDTAEIHLALTRVELGLDWDQDGLRGHLEVTEATGGQLIGDLHSAEPARLAWPQRGEVAFSGQGIDLALLRAWIPKGVELVGVLSVSGRGNWEPGGALTASGRADLEDGRCSWRSGNREVFAPLQAVGLDWRWNGESLSGDLAVKLGARGSLQGTLQLPLPARWPLRLNRQGALAATLDGRFNEDGLFSSLFPGLAQESKGELRLQLALAGTWDAPELTGTTLISSGGAYLPAAGVQLRDASVRLRLTGERLLVEDFTVSSGEGSVTGHGEVALKGWTPGDYRFVVQGSKLQAVNLPELQLVVNPDLEIAGNGRRLKVTGSVLVPEALFRGRQGKAPVTSSEDLVIVDAMATEQAPLALEMALKVKVRLGDHVLVKAEGVDARLTGEVLVQGNDIRSLTGQGRILVAEGDYASYGVRLAITRGSVVFAGGPVTDPDLDILALRELEEVKAGVRVTGTPRAPQVKLYSEPSMPDTDILAYIVLGHPLGGDSGQLNLMLVAAGALLSQGDSVVLQDRLKRQLGIDVIDVQTGNGETTQSIVTIGKYLSPQLYISFGQSVFSNQSQVGVRYEIDRHWQLESSMGNESGVDLFYRITFD is encoded by the coding sequence ATGGTAAAGGGAGGCTGGCGCATAGGGCTGTTTCTTCTGGCCACGCTCACGCTGCTGGCCCTGGCCGGCATCGTCTGGCTCGGCTGGAGCAGCGGCGGGGCGCGCTGGGTACTTGCCACCAGCACCCGGTTGCTGCCAGGGCAGCTGACCTTTGCCGCGGCAGAGGGACGGCTCGCAGATCAGCTGGTGTTGACCGATCTTGCCTATACCGGCCCGCAGGGATCGATCCGCGCCGATCGTCTCGAACTGCGCTGGCAGCCCTTCGGGATGGTGCGCGGCGAATTGCGGATCGCCCGATTGGTGCTGCATGACCTTGAGGTGACCCTTGCTGCAGGCAACGGGGAGGTTAAGGCAGTCCCGGATGGGTCTCGGGACGCCTGGTCCTGGCCACAGTTGAACGGTTGGCCCCTGCGGGTCAGGGCACGCATCGATGCGCTGGTCGTCGACCGACTGCGCATTCGCTCCGGCGCAGCGTCCCTCTACGAGCTGAAGCGCCTGCATGGCGCGTTACGCTGGACGGGGGAAACGCTGAAAATTGCAGATTTGCAATTAGAAAGCGGCGACGGACAGCTCGGCATGACCCTGGAGGCCAATCTTGTCAGTCGTCGGGCCCAGGCGAAGGTGACCTTTGCGCCCGACCCCGCCGGGCAACTGGCCGGAGTTCCCGGTGGGGAGGTCAACCTGCAACTGCTGGGTGGCGATGCCGAAATGCCCTTGCGGGGGGAACTGCGGGCGGCCGCCGCCTGGGGCGCCGAGCCGAAGCTGCAGCTTATCACCAGTCTCGAACTGGGGCGCGACGAACTGCGACTCCCCCACCTGCAACTGAGCCGGGAAGGGGTAGCGGGGAGGGCGACCGGTTCTGCACGCTGCTTTAGCCGCGATGGCGCGCCGGTTCTGGACCTCGACCTGCAACTGCAGGCGGTCGATCTCCAGCCCGAAACCCGCTTTGCCACCACCATCTCCGGCAGGTTGCAAGGTCGGGTGGATAAGGAGGGGTATCATGGCGATTTCGACCTCGTCAATGCCGTTGCGGGGTGGAAGGAACTCGCGGTGCGCGGGCATTTTGCCGGTGGTGGGAGCGGCATCGAATTGAGCGCCTTGCAGGCCGACTGGCTTGCTGGTGGGGTACAGGGGCGGATTGACGTCAACTGGCACGGAGTCCCGTCGGTAAGCGTCGAGCTCGACGGTGGCGGACTCGACCCGGCCCGGGTCGCCGCCGACTGGCCCGGTTCGATCAATCTGGCGGTGCGCGGCCGCCTTGACTTCCCCGCGGATGCCTGGATGCAGGCACGTTGGCAGGCCGAAATTTTGCCGAGTAAACTGCTCGGCCGGCCGTTGCAAGGGGGGATAACGGGACGCTACGACGGAACTACCATCGAACTGGCCGAGTTGGCGTTGCGCGGAGATGGTTTTAATCTCACGGCGCAGGGGCGATTGCAAGAACGTCTCGATGTGACGCTGCAAGCTGAGGATATTGGTGGTCTGCTGGCGGGTGCAACCGGAGCCGGCACCCTGGCGGGTTGGCTGAACTGGCAGCCGGACCAGGGATGGGCGGGGAAGGCACACGCGGAAGGGCGCCAGCTCGCCTACGGACCCTGGCAGATTGCCGAACTGCAAATGCATGGCGAATGGTTGCCGGAGCAGAACCAGATGGCCTTTGGGGCCATGCTCCGCCAACTCTCCCGGGGGGTATGGGCGGCGGACAACCTGCAGGTCCAGGGCTCCGGAAGGATCGATCGTCACCGCCTGGAACTGGCAGCCCGCTGGGCGGGTGGGGACAGCAACCTGTTGCTGGCCGGGGGGTGGCAGGAGGGTGCCTGGCGCGGCGAGTTGCGCACCCTGAATGCCCATGACAACCAATACGGCACCTGGCAGCTGCAGCAGCCGGTAATGCTCGACCTGAACCAGGACCGGATCGCCTGGACGCAGCTGGTGCTGCTGGGCGAGGGGGAACAGCGGCTCAGCAGTCAGGGTGCGCTTCGCCTCGGTCGTCTCGATGGCAGTCTGGAACTGGAACTCCGGCAATTTTCCCTCGGCTGGCTCGCCCCCTGGCTGGCGGATGCCGACCTCTCCGGCGCCGCTGACGGCTCGATCGCATTGCGCTGGCAGGATGGGAGCCTGCTGGCGCTGGATGGGCGTGCTGCCGGCACGGGGGCCTGGATTCACGGTGAGCAGCGTCTCGATGTCGATCGCCTGGACGCCGAGTTGAGTTGGTCGGCCGCCGGCCTGAAGGGGCGCTGGCAGGTCGATCTTGGTTCCCGCGGCACCAGCAATGGCCTGGTAAGCTCGCGACTGTTACCGCAACTTGCCCTGCCCGAGCGTGGGGTTGTGGACGGTTCCTGGGAGAATTTCGACCTTACCCTGCTCAACCCCTGGTTCGAGGCGCTGCAACTGAGCGGCCACAGCTCCGGCAGCGGGCGGGCGAGCTGGCAGGAAGATCGCTCGCTGACCCTGCATCTCGATGTGCAGGGAACACCGGTCCTCGATACGGCAGAGATCCATCTCGCCCTGACCCGCGTCGAACTTGGTCTCGACTGGGACCAGGACGGTTTGCGTGGCCATCTTGAGGTGACTGAGGCCACCGGGGGCCAATTGATCGGCGACCTGCACTCTGCCGAACCCGCCCGGCTCGCCTGGCCCCAGCGCGGGGAAGTCGCTTTCAGTGGCCAGGGGATTGATCTTGCCCTGCTGCGCGCCTGGATCCCGAAGGGGGTGGAGCTTGTCGGGGTACTCTCCGTCAGCGGCCGGGGAAACTGGGAGCCAGGTGGGGCGCTGACTGCGAGCGGCCGGGCGGACCTGGAGGACGGTCGCTGCAGCTGGCGCAGCGGTAATCGTGAAGTTTTCGCGCCCTTGCAGGCGGTCGGTCTTGACTGGCGTTGGAATGGCGAATCGCTCTCCGGCGACCTGGCGGTCAAACTCGGCGCCCGGGGCTCGCTGCAGGGGACGTTGCAGCTCCCCTTGCCGGCCCGTTGGCCGTTGCGCCTGAATCGGCAGGGGGCACTCGCGGCCACCCTGGACGGTCGTTTCAACGAGGACGGCTTGTTCAGCTCCCTCTTTCCCGGGCTGGCCCAGGAAAGCAAGGGGGAGTTGCGTCTGCAGCTTGCCCTTGCCGGTACCTGGGACGCGCCGGAGCTGACCGGAACCACCCTGATCAGCAGTGGCGGCGCCTATCTTCCCGCTGCCGGAGTGCAGTTGCGGGACGCTTCGGTACGCCTGCGCCTGACCGGCGAGCGGTTGCTGGTGGAGGATTTCACGGTTTCCTCGGGGGAGGGGAGTGTGACCGGTCACGGCGAGGTGGCCCTCAAGGGGTGGACCCCGGGCGATTATCGATTTGTGGTGCAGGGGAGCAAGCTGCAGGCCGTCAATCTTCCCGAGCTGCAGCTGGTGGTCAATCCCGATCTCGAAATCGCCGGTAACGGCAGGCGCCTGAAGGTGACCGGTAGCGTCCTGGTTCCCGAGGCGCTCTTTCGCGGTCGCCAGGGCAAGGCGCCCGTGACCTCAAGCGAGGACCTGGTGATTGTCGATGCCATGGCCACGGAGCAGGCGCCGCTGGCACTGGAGATGGCGCTCAAGGTCAAGGTTCGTCTCGGCGACCATGTCCTGGTCAAGGCCGAAGGGGTCGATGCCCGCCTGACCGGGGAAGTCCTGGTCCAGGGGAACGATATCCGCAGCCTGACCGGACAGGGCCGTATCCTGGTCGCGGAGGGGGACTATGCCTCCTACGGGGTGCGCCTGGCAATCACGCGGGGGAGCGTGGTCTTCGCGGGAGGGCCGGTGACCGATCCGGACCTCGATATCCTCGCCTTGCGGGAACTGGAGGAGGTGAAAGCCGGGGTCCGCGTGACCGGCACCCCCCGGGCCCCCCAGGTGAAACTCTATTCCGAACCGTCGATGCCTGATACCGATATTCTCGCCTATATCGTCCTTGGCCATCCGCTGGGGGGGGACAGCGGCCAGCTGAACCTGATGCTGGTGGCAGCCGGCGCGCTCCTCTCCCAGGGAGATTCGGTGGTCCTGCAGGACCGGCTCAAGCGCCAACTGGGGATCGATGTCATCGACGTGCAGACCGGGAACGGCGAAACCACCCAATCGATCGTCACCATCGGCAAGTACCTCAGTCCCCAGCTTTACATCAGTTTCGGCCAATCGGTCTTCTCCAACCAGAGCCAGGTCGGGGTTCGCTACGAAATCGATCGG
- a CDS encoding SDR family oxidoreductase gives MEQERGTIAVLGATGYIGGRLVPQLLAAGYRVRALGRSLEKLRGRNWANHPALELAAADVLQPASLQAVLQGCKALFYLVHSMAPGHGDFVRADQDAASHTAAAAAAAGVGRIIYLGGLGEDHPGLSRHLRSRAEVATLLGAGPVPVTVLRAAMIIGSGSASFEILRYLVERLPVMVTPRWINTPCQPIAVRNVLGYLVGCLAVPETVGATFDIGQERVVTYRELMAIYAEEAGLRRRLILPVPVLTPRLSSYWIHLVTPVPASLARPLAEGLSNPVVCQEDRLAALIPQQLLDCREAIRLALQKVRDQAVESSWTDAGNLPPAEWGRAGDPHWSGGTVFRDGRSMLLGVAPAVAWSAVTRIGGATGWYYADWLWEVRGAIDRLLGGVGLRRGRRDAAALQVGDALDFWRVAALEPPQRLLLVAEMKLPGEASLEFTLRPVAAGTELLQVARFRPRGLWGLLYWWLVTPFHRPIFSGMLKGLAASLGTQPLAGPQRLPAEEEA, from the coding sequence ATGGAGCAGGAGAGAGGAACCATTGCGGTGCTCGGGGCGACCGGCTATATCGGTGGGCGCCTGGTTCCGCAGCTGCTGGCGGCCGGCTACCGGGTCCGTGCCCTGGGGCGCAGCCTGGAGAAACTGCGCGGCCGCAATTGGGCGAACCATCCGGCCCTTGAACTGGCCGCTGCCGATGTCCTGCAGCCGGCCTCGCTGCAGGCCGTCCTGCAAGGATGCAAGGCTCTCTTCTACCTGGTGCACTCGATGGCGCCGGGCCATGGCGATTTTGTCCGCGCCGACCAGGATGCTGCCAGCCATACCGCCGCCGCTGCAGCTGCCGCGGGAGTCGGGCGGATCATCTACCTCGGCGGACTCGGGGAGGACCATCCGGGATTGAGCCGGCATTTGCGGTCCCGGGCGGAGGTTGCGACGCTGCTGGGAGCCGGGCCGGTTCCGGTGACAGTGCTGCGGGCAGCGATGATCATCGGTTCGGGGAGCGCCTCCTTCGAGATCCTGCGATACCTGGTGGAGCGGCTGCCGGTCATGGTGACGCCACGCTGGATCAATACCCCCTGTCAGCCGATCGCGGTCCGCAATGTTCTCGGCTACCTGGTCGGCTGCCTTGCCGTCCCGGAAACGGTCGGTGCAACCTTTGACATCGGCCAGGAAAGGGTAGTCACCTATCGCGAACTGATGGCCATCTATGCTGAGGAGGCCGGTCTGCGCCGGCGCCTGATCCTGCCGGTCCCGGTCCTGACGCCGCGGTTGAGCTCTTACTGGATTCACCTGGTGACGCCGGTTCCGGCGAGCCTCGCCCGTCCCCTCGCCGAAGGCCTGAGCAATCCGGTCGTCTGCCAGGAAGATCGCCTCGCCGCCCTCATCCCCCAGCAGCTCCTCGATTGCCGGGAGGCGATTCGCCTCGCCCTGCAGAAGGTCCGGGATCAAGCAGTGGAAAGTTCCTGGACCGACGCCGGAAATTTGCCACCCGCCGAGTGGGGGCGGGCCGGCGATCCCCACTGGTCGGGCGGCACGGTCTTCCGGGACGGTCGGAGCATGCTGCTGGGGGTTGCCCCGGCTGTCGCCTGGTCGGCGGTGACGCGGATCGGCGGGGCGACCGGCTGGTATTACGCCGACTGGCTCTGGGAGGTACGCGGCGCCATCGACCGGCTGCTGGGAGGGGTGGGTTTGCGGCGCGGACGCCGGGACGCCGCGGCCCTGCAGGTCGGTGATGCCCTTGATTTCTGGCGCGTCGCCGCCCTCGAACCACCGCAGCGCCTGCTCCTGGTCGCCGAGATGAAGCTCCCCGGGGAAGCCTCCCTCGAATTTACCCTGCGGCCGGTGGCGGCCGGAACCGAACTGCTGCAGGTGGCGCGCTTTCGCCCGCGGGGTCTCTGGGGGCTCCTCTACTGGTGGCTGGTCACTCCCTTTCACCGGCCTATTTTTTCGGGGATGCTGAAGGGGCTGGCCGCGTCTCTCGGGACGCAACCGCTGGCCGGGCCCCAGCGGCTCCCTGCCGAGGAGGAAGCCTGA
- a CDS encoding autotransporter assembly complex protein TamA, with translation MILILSLASPVFAADQLEVQVQGLEGELLANVEAALTPPVGLIRNGDLDRPWLERFRRQVPGLVRAALEPYGYFDPTVAVELKELGGGKVRFAVDVAAGEPVRVATVHVVLRGPGREEPKLRSMVATFPLRAGTVLRQPDYEAGKGALKSRAIDLGYLDATFTVHQLAVSRVDRRADVRLELETGPLYFFGPVLIHGNVDFPEPFLRRYLAFHPGERFHYRLLGQTQLNFLDSDRFREVLITPRREFTVGQEVPVGIQLVPADRRRLRPGLGYGTDTGVRGSLRYQDVNIFHRGHEFKLETGLSELKQNVGADYLIPSPSGLDNLTALHLNFDREETDTYQSSKVSAELERIERLGRDLLGSLFLRLQQEHYQIGVTDQRSRMVIPGLRLTLRNFSDPLRPVKGYRFNLEVRGSHPALASDAKLLQVLGDTTLLVPLPWRLSFLARGEGGLTLQSDRLAEIPASLRFFAGGDQSVRGYAYRSLGPRDASGEVVGGKQLLVGSLELERAIGENWGVAAFYDAGNAFNSLADLSLAQGAGLGLRYYTLVGPIHLDLARRVGEATGAFRVHISVGFAW, from the coding sequence ATGATCCTGATTCTCAGTCTCGCGTCGCCGGTTTTTGCCGCTGACCAACTGGAAGTGCAGGTCCAGGGTCTGGAGGGCGAGCTGCTGGCCAATGTCGAGGCTGCCCTCACGCCCCCGGTTGGGTTGATCCGCAATGGCGATCTCGATCGTCCCTGGCTGGAGCGTTTCCGTCGCCAGGTGCCCGGTCTGGTACGTGCGGCCCTGGAACCCTATGGCTATTTCGACCCGACGGTGGCGGTCGAACTCAAGGAACTCGGGGGGGGGAAGGTCCGTTTTGCGGTAGATGTGGCCGCCGGCGAGCCGGTCAGGGTGGCCACTGTCCACGTTGTCCTGCGGGGGCCCGGTCGCGAGGAGCCAAAGCTGCGCAGCATGGTCGCTACCTTTCCGTTGCGGGCCGGCACGGTGTTGCGGCAACCAGACTACGAGGCCGGCAAGGGTGCACTCAAGTCGAGGGCGATCGATCTCGGTTATCTCGATGCGACCTTTACGGTTCATCAGCTGGCCGTCTCCCGCGTCGATCGGCGCGCCGACGTTCGCCTGGAACTGGAAACCGGCCCGCTTTACTTTTTCGGACCGGTATTGATTCACGGCAATGTCGATTTTCCCGAACCCTTCCTGCGCCGCTACCTCGCCTTTCATCCTGGAGAGCGCTTTCACTACCGGCTGCTCGGGCAGACCCAGCTCAATTTTCTCGATTCCGATCGCTTCCGGGAAGTGCTGATCACCCCCCGGCGCGAGTTTACCGTCGGCCAGGAGGTCCCCGTCGGCATCCAGCTGGTTCCTGCCGACCGCCGCCGGTTGCGGCCCGGTCTCGGTTACGGGACCGATACCGGGGTGCGCGGTTCGCTGCGCTACCAGGACGTCAATATCTTTCATCGTGGGCACGAATTCAAACTGGAGACTGGCCTTTCCGAGTTGAAACAGAACGTCGGGGCCGATTACCTGATTCCCAGCCCGAGTGGTCTGGACAATCTTACCGCCCTGCATCTCAACTTCGACCGCGAGGAGACGGACACCTACCAGAGTTCCAAGGTGAGTGCCGAACTGGAACGTATCGAACGCCTCGGTCGTGACCTCCTCGGCTCCCTCTTCCTGCGACTCCAGCAGGAACATTACCAGATCGGGGTGACGGACCAGCGCTCGCGGATGGTGATTCCGGGCCTTCGGCTGACCCTGCGTAATTTTTCCGACCCCCTGCGACCGGTAAAGGGCTATCGTTTCAACCTCGAAGTGCGTGGCAGTCACCCGGCCCTCGCCTCCGACGCCAAACTGTTGCAGGTTCTCGGCGACACCACCCTGCTGGTACCGCTCCCCTGGCGCCTTTCGTTCCTGGCCCGGGGTGAAGGCGGTCTGACCCTGCAGAGCGATCGTCTTGCCGAGATCCCGGCTTCACTGCGATTTTTCGCCGGTGGGGACCAGAGCGTGCGTGGTTACGCCTACCGCTCCCTCGGTCCCCGCGATGCCAGCGGAGAAGTGGTCGGAGGGAAACAGTTGCTGGTCGGGAGCCTCGAACTGGAACGGGCGATTGGAGAGAATTGGGGGGTCGCCGCCTTTTACGATGCCGGCAACGCCTTCAACTCGCTGGCCGACCTTTCCCTGGCCCAGGGCGCCGGTCTCGGTCTGCGTTACTACACCCTGGTCGGCCCGATCCATCTCGATCTGGCACGGCGCGTCGGTGAAGCGACCGGCGCCTTCCGGGTTCACATCAGCGTGGGTTTCGCATGGTAA